In Oreochromis niloticus isolate F11D_XX linkage group LG18, O_niloticus_UMD_NMBU, whole genome shotgun sequence, one genomic interval encodes:
- the LOC106097803 gene encoding tripartite motif-containing protein 16, giving the protein MNQMDQTKFCCSVCLDLLKDPVTIPCGHSYCMNCIKSFWDEEEKKKIYSCPQCRQTFTARPVLVKNTMLADLVEELKKTGLQAAPADHCYAGPEDVACDVCTGRKMKAFKSCLFCLASYCEKHLQPHYDVAPLKKHKLVEPSKKLQEKICSRHDEVMKMFCRTDQQSICYLCSVDEHKGHDTVSAAAERTERQRELEVSRQNIQQRIQDREKDVKLLQQEVEAINQSADQTVEHSEKIFTELIHLIQKRSSDVKQQIRSQQETEVSRVKELEEKLEQEITELKRKDAELKQLSHTEDHIQFLHNYPSLSALSESTDSSSINIRPLSYFEDVTAAVSEVRDKLQDILREEWTNISLTVTEVDVLLSDPPEPKTRAGFLKYSCEITLDPNTAKTILLLSEGNRKVTVMKQQQSYSDHPDRFTNRCQVLSRESLTRRCYWEVERKRRGVDVAVAYKNISRAGSGSECVFGCNDKSWALECNNNSYTFWYNNIQTPVSGPRSSRVGVYLDHRAGILSFYSVSETMTLLHRVQTTFTQPLYAGLWFHNYGDTAELIKLK; this is encoded by the coding sequence atgaatcaaatggaccaaacaaaattctgctgttcagtctgtttggatctactgaaggatccggtgactattccctgtggacacagctactgcatgaactgtattaaaagcttctgggatgaagaggaaaagaagaaaatctacagctgccctcagtgcagaCAGACTTTCACAGCGAGGCCTGTCCTGGTGAAAAACACCATGTTAGCAGATTTagtggaggagctgaagaagactggactccaagctgctcctgctgatcactgctatgctggacctgaagatgtggcctgtgatgtctgcactggaagaaaaatgaaagcctTCAAGTCCTGTTTATTCTGTCTGGCatcttactgtgagaaacaccttCAGCCTCATTATGATGTAGctccattaaagaaacacaagctggtggagccctccaagaagctccaggagaagatctgctctcgtcatgatgaggtgatgaagatgttctgccgtactgatcagcagagtatctgttatctctgctctgtggatgaacataaaggccacgacacagtctcagctgcagcagaaaggactgagaggcagagagagctggaggtgagtcgacaaaacatccagcagagaatccaggacagagagaaagatgtgaagctgcttcaacaggaggtggaggccatcaatcagtctgctgatcaaacagtggagcacagtgagaagatcttcactgagctgatccatctcatccagaaaagaagctctgatgtgaagcagcagatcagatcccagcaggaaactgaagtgagtcgagtcaaagagcttgaggagaagctggagcaggagatcactgagctgaagaggaaagatgctgagctgaagcagctctcacacacagaggatcacatccagtttctacacaactacccctcactgtcagcactcagtgagtctacagactcatccagcatcaatatccgtcctctgagctactttgaggatgtgacagcagctgtgtcagaggtcagagataaactacaggacattctgagagaggaatggacaaacatctcactgacagtcactgaagtggatgttttactgtcagatccaccagagccaaagaccagagctggattcttaaaatattcatgtgaaatcacactggatccaaacacagcaaagacaatattgttattatcagaggggaacagaaaagtaacagtaatgaaacaacaacagtcttattCTGATCACCCAGACAGATTCACTAACAGGTGTCAGGTCCTGAGCAGAGAGAGTCTGACTAgacgttgttactgggaggtggagcgGAAACGGAGAGGAGTTGATGTAGCAGTCGCATACAAGAATATCAGCAGAGCAGGGAGTGGGAGTGAATGTGTTTTTGGATGTAATGACAAATCTTGGGCATTAGAGTGTAACaataacagttacacattttgGTACAACAACATCCAAACTCCTGTCTCAGGTCCTCGttcctccagagtaggagtgtacctggatcacagagcaggtattttgtccttctacagcgtctctgaaaccatgactctcctccacagagtccagaccacattcactcagccgctctatgctggacttTGGTTTCATAATTATGGAGACACTGCTGAGTTGATTAAACTGAAATAG